Proteins found in one Longimicrobiaceae bacterium genomic segment:
- the mpl gene encoding UDP-N-acetylmuramate:L-alanyl-gamma-D-glutamyl-meso-diaminopimelate ligase, with protein MEPRHYHLIGIGGTAMGSLAGLLKAAGHTVTGSDENVYPPMSTQLQELGIPYREGYSPDNLRPRPDLVVVGNAISRGNPELEAVLDEKIPYTSAAVTVKEEFIRGRTSLAVAGTHGKTSTTSLLAWALECAGLNPSFLIGGVAENFGTSFRLTDSEHFVIEADEYDTAYFDKGPKMWHYLPDTAIVNNVEFDHADIYRDEEAYRFAFARFINLIPSSGTLVAGWDSPIVRELAGRSFAPIQSFGYGDPTAAGGGHPRWTALHVEFGEQGTRFDVVHDGEPWGTVETPLAGAFSVRNCLATIAAAESVGADRDGVRTGLRTFRSVRRRMEVRGEVNGVTVIDDFAHHPTAVRETIAAVRQRYGGRRIVAVFEPRSYTAQRREFQDAYQRAFADADTIVLAGLFHPERYTAETALDPHRMVEGWRAEGKEADHIPAADDIVRRLAPELRDGDVVLVMSNGGFGGIHQKLLDAVGTGAG; from the coding sequence ATGGAGCCGCGCCACTACCACCTGATCGGCATCGGGGGAACCGCCATGGGGTCGCTCGCGGGGCTCCTCAAGGCCGCGGGCCACACCGTCACCGGCTCCGACGAGAACGTGTACCCGCCCATGTCCACCCAGCTGCAGGAGCTGGGGATCCCCTACCGCGAGGGGTACTCGCCGGACAACCTGCGCCCCCGGCCGGACCTGGTGGTGGTGGGGAACGCCATCTCCCGCGGCAACCCGGAGCTGGAGGCGGTGCTGGACGAGAAGATCCCCTACACCTCCGCGGCGGTGACGGTGAAGGAGGAGTTCATCCGGGGCCGCACCTCGCTGGCGGTGGCGGGGACGCACGGGAAGACGAGCACCACGTCGCTGCTGGCCTGGGCCCTGGAGTGCGCGGGGCTCAACCCCTCGTTCCTGATCGGCGGGGTGGCGGAGAACTTCGGGACCTCCTTCCGCCTCACGGACTCGGAGCACTTCGTGATCGAGGCGGACGAGTACGACACGGCGTACTTCGACAAGGGCCCCAAGATGTGGCACTACCTGCCGGACACCGCCATCGTCAACAACGTGGAGTTCGACCACGCGGACATCTACCGCGACGAGGAGGCGTACCGCTTCGCCTTCGCCCGCTTCATCAACCTGATCCCCTCCAGCGGGACGCTGGTGGCCGGGTGGGACTCGCCCATCGTCCGGGAGCTGGCGGGGCGCTCCTTCGCCCCCATCCAGTCGTTCGGGTACGGCGACCCCACGGCGGCCGGGGGCGGCCACCCGCGCTGGACGGCGCTGCACGTGGAGTTCGGCGAGCAGGGCACCCGGTTCGACGTGGTGCACGACGGCGAGCCCTGGGGGACGGTGGAGACCCCGCTGGCCGGCGCCTTCAGCGTGCGCAACTGCCTGGCGACGATCGCGGCGGCGGAGTCGGTGGGGGCGGACCGCGACGGAGTGCGCACGGGGCTGCGCACCTTCCGCAGCGTGCGTCGGCGGATGGAGGTGCGGGGGGAGGTGAACGGCGTCACCGTGATCGACGACTTCGCCCACCACCCCACGGCGGTGCGCGAGACCATCGCCGCGGTGCGGCAGCGGTACGGAGGGCGCCGGATCGTGGCCGTGTTCGAGCCGCGCAGCTACACCGCGCAGCGGCGGGAATTCCAGGATGCGTACCAGCGCGCCTTCGCGGACGCGGACACCATCGTCCTGGCGGGGCTCTTCCACCCGGAGCGCTACACCGCGGAGACCGCGCTGGACCCGCACCGGATGGTGGAGGGGTGGCGCGCGGAGGGGAAGGAGGCGGACCACATCCCCGCCGCGGACGACATCGTGCGGCGGCTGGCGCCGGAGCTGCGCGATGGGGACGTGGTGCTGGTCATGAGCAACGGCGGCTTCGGGGGGATCCACCAGAAGCTGCTGGACGCGGTGGGCACGGGCGCGGGGTAG
- a CDS encoding glycoside hydrolase family 15 protein: protein MIVSQRPDGAYRPISDYALIGNRHTCALVARDGSIDWCCLPHLDSPSVFAALLDARRGGRWRIAPAGEASVTRRYLGPSAVLRTEFRGAGGVLHVTDFLPIREGSAEGRSESSHSIVRHVRCVEGEVEAEVEWTPRPNYAREDVVLGREGQVVVARSPRYELALAGFPEDVPFSLEGASARARVPLRAGEGFNLACAWGGADPNPVAWTAEHHLEDALRWWEAWAGSCGVPPGAEAWRELILRSGMVLKLLTNEGSGAIAAAPTTSLPEEIGGVRNWDYRFCWVRDSSMIARALLALGHPGDARDFLAFLEGAAAQHRDPSRIQVVYGLRGETRLTEYTLGHLDGYRGSAPVRIGNAAALQRQLDIYGELLDAARELARIGEPPAPAQWAWLRGVADYVCGIWRGTDRGIWEVRGPERHFTYSKVMCWVALDRALALAEALGLEADTGRWARERARIRAEVLERGYDRRQGAFTQSFGSPVLDASALLLPIVGFLPPEDPRVRGTVDAVLRTLTEDGLVFRYLAEETPDGVGGGEGAFGICTFWLAHALARCGRVDEARDVFAGMASRANDVGLFPEEIDPATGAFLGNFPQAFTHVGLIDAARALGVALDCRAAAERPG from the coding sequence ATGATCGTGAGCCAACGGCCGGACGGCGCGTACCGTCCGATCTCCGACTACGCCCTCATCGGCAACCGGCACACCTGCGCGCTGGTGGCGCGGGACGGCTCCATCGACTGGTGCTGCCTTCCCCACCTGGACAGCCCCAGCGTCTTCGCCGCGCTGCTGGACGCGCGCCGCGGGGGGCGCTGGCGCATCGCCCCCGCCGGCGAGGCCTCCGTCACCCGCCGCTACCTGGGCCCCTCCGCCGTGCTGCGGACCGAGTTCCGCGGGGCCGGGGGCGTACTCCACGTGACGGACTTCCTCCCCATCCGCGAGGGGAGCGCCGAGGGGCGGAGCGAGTCGTCGCACTCCATCGTCCGGCACGTGCGGTGCGTGGAGGGCGAGGTGGAGGCGGAGGTGGAGTGGACCCCGCGCCCCAACTACGCCCGCGAGGACGTGGTCCTGGGGCGCGAGGGCCAGGTGGTGGTGGCGCGGTCGCCGCGGTACGAGCTGGCGCTCGCCGGCTTCCCGGAGGACGTCCCATTCTCGCTGGAAGGCGCCTCCGCACGAGCCCGGGTGCCGCTCCGGGCGGGGGAGGGGTTCAACCTGGCGTGCGCCTGGGGCGGCGCCGACCCGAACCCGGTGGCGTGGACGGCGGAGCACCACCTGGAGGACGCGCTCCGCTGGTGGGAGGCGTGGGCGGGGAGCTGCGGCGTGCCCCCCGGCGCGGAGGCGTGGCGGGAGCTGATCCTGCGCTCGGGGATGGTCCTCAAGCTGCTCACCAACGAGGGGAGCGGCGCCATCGCCGCGGCGCCCACCACCTCGCTCCCGGAGGAGATCGGCGGGGTCCGGAACTGGGACTACCGCTTCTGCTGGGTGCGCGATTCCAGCATGATCGCCCGCGCGCTGCTGGCGCTGGGGCACCCCGGCGACGCCCGCGACTTCCTGGCTTTCCTGGAGGGCGCCGCCGCCCAGCACCGCGACCCGTCCCGCATCCAGGTGGTATATGGCCTGCGCGGTGAGACCCGCCTCACGGAGTACACGCTGGGGCACCTGGATGGGTACCGCGGCTCCGCGCCGGTGCGGATCGGCAACGCCGCGGCGCTGCAGCGCCAGCTCGACATCTACGGCGAGCTGCTCGACGCGGCGCGGGAGCTGGCGCGCATCGGGGAGCCCCCCGCGCCCGCGCAGTGGGCCTGGCTCCGCGGCGTCGCCGACTACGTGTGCGGGATCTGGCGCGGCACCGACCGGGGGATCTGGGAGGTGCGCGGCCCGGAGCGCCACTTCACCTACTCCAAGGTGATGTGCTGGGTGGCGCTCGACCGGGCGCTCGCCCTGGCGGAGGCGCTGGGGCTGGAGGCGGACACCGGACGCTGGGCGCGCGAGCGGGCCCGGATCCGCGCAGAGGTGCTGGAGCGGGGGTACGACCGGCGGCAGGGCGCGTTCACGCAGAGCTTCGGCTCGCCCGTGCTGGACGCCTCGGCGCTCCTCCTTCCCATCGTGGGCTTCCTCCCCCCGGAGGACCCGCGGGTGCGAGGAACAGTGGACGCGGTGCTGCGTACACTTACGGAGGACGGGCTCGTCTTCCGCTACCTCGCCGAGGAGACTCCGGACGGGGTGGGCGGGGGGGAGGGGGCCTTCGGGATCTGCACCTTCTGGCTGGCGCACGCGCTGGCGCGCTGCGGCCGGGTGGACGAGGCGCGCGACGTGTTCGCGGGGATGGCGTCGCGCGCCAACGACGTGGGGCTCTTCCCGGAGGAGATCGACCCGGCCACGGGCGCGTTCCTGGGCAACTTCCCCCAGGCGTTCACCCACGTGGGACTGATCGACGCCGCCCGCGCCCTGGGCGTGGCGCTGGACTGCCGGGCCGCGGCGGAACGCCCCGGCTGA
- a CDS encoding FKBP-type peptidyl-prolyl cis-trans isomerase: MTRNTILAVAVTAASAIALSGCLDTTDPLGPVQQCTLNPAAEPSVAGDTLTLEPGLRYIQRTAGQGPTAKTGSTLDVCYVGRFTNGEAFDANILPSGGLPPVTIGRGDYLPGFERGFVDMGVGGVRRLIISPALAYGDREVRGGNVVIPPNSTLVFDVQVLRIR, from the coding sequence ATGACCAGGAACACCATTCTCGCGGTGGCCGTCACCGCCGCATCCGCCATCGCCCTGTCCGGGTGCCTGGACACGACCGATCCGCTCGGCCCGGTCCAGCAGTGCACGCTCAACCCCGCCGCGGAGCCGAGCGTCGCCGGGGACACTCTCACGCTGGAGCCCGGGCTCCGCTACATCCAGCGCACGGCGGGCCAGGGCCCGACCGCGAAGACCGGCAGCACCCTTGACGTCTGCTACGTGGGCCGCTTCACGAACGGAGAGGCATTCGACGCCAACATCCTGCCGTCCGGCGGGCTGCCGCCGGTGACGATCGGCAGGGGAGACTACCTCCCGGGGTTCGAGCGCGGATTCGTGGACATGGGCGTGGGAGGAGTCCGCAGGCTGATCATCTCCCCGGCGCTGGCGTACGGCGACAGGGAGGTCCGGGGCGGCAACGTGGTGATCCCCCCGAACTCCACCCTGGTGTTCGACGTGCAGGTCCTGCGGATCCGTTGA
- a CDS encoding FAD-dependent oxidoreductase, which produces MTRSSERSVSVWEGTGGPQPELAPLREDVRADVCVVGAGIAGMSVAYHLAKEGRRVVVLDDNAVGGGETGQTTAHLSSALDDRYQVLEEVHGRDGARLAYESHQAAIERVGEIARTEGIDCDYVPLDGYLFLGPEHGPELLDRELAAAHRAGFTDVERLPRAPGAPFDTGPCLRFPRQARFHPLEFVAGLVRAVQAAGGRVFTGTHVSEVEGGAEPSVRTDDGLTVRAGAVVVATNSPISDRVSIHTKQAPYRTFVVGATVPPGSVKDALYWDTREMYHYVRLQRTPGGEEVLIVGGEDHKTGHADDAQARYARLEAWARERFPVQEVRWRWSGQVMEPADYMAFIGRDPGTGMENVYVVTGDSGHGMTHGVIAGMLIRDLVLGRDNPWASLYDPARVTLSVDSVREFLKENLDVAVQYTDWVRGGEVGSAEQIAPGTGAVLQRGGQKVAAYRDEAGTLHERSATCTHLGCVVSWNTEERSWDCPCHGSRFAPTGEVLNGPAPTPLRHVEGGVH; this is translated from the coding sequence ATGACCAGGTCGTCCGAGCGGTCGGTGTCCGTGTGGGAGGGGACGGGGGGACCGCAGCCGGAGCTCGCCCCGCTGCGCGAGGACGTGCGGGCCGATGTCTGCGTGGTGGGGGCGGGGATCGCCGGGATGTCCGTGGCCTACCACCTCGCGAAGGAGGGGCGGCGCGTGGTGGTGCTGGACGACAACGCGGTCGGCGGCGGGGAGACGGGGCAGACCACCGCCCACCTTTCCAGCGCGCTGGACGACCGCTACCAGGTGCTGGAGGAGGTGCACGGCCGCGACGGCGCCCGGCTGGCGTACGAGAGCCACCAGGCCGCCATCGAGCGGGTGGGGGAGATCGCGCGGACCGAGGGGATCGACTGCGACTACGTCCCGCTGGACGGCTACCTCTTCCTGGGGCCCGAGCACGGACCCGAGCTGCTGGACCGCGAGCTCGCCGCCGCCCACCGGGCCGGGTTCACCGACGTGGAGCGGCTCCCCCGCGCCCCGGGCGCCCCCTTCGACACGGGGCCCTGCCTCCGCTTCCCCCGCCAGGCGCGCTTCCACCCGCTCGAGTTCGTGGCCGGGCTGGTGCGCGCGGTCCAGGCCGCGGGGGGGCGCGTCTTCACCGGGACCCACGTGAGCGAGGTGGAGGGCGGCGCGGAGCCGAGCGTCCGCACCGACGACGGGCTCACCGTGCGCGCCGGCGCGGTGGTGGTCGCCACCAACTCGCCCATCAGCGACCGGGTCTCGATCCACACCAAGCAGGCGCCCTACCGCACCTTCGTCGTGGGCGCGACGGTGCCGCCCGGCTCGGTGAAGGACGCGCTCTACTGGGACACCCGGGAGATGTACCACTACGTCCGCCTGCAGCGCACCCCGGGGGGCGAGGAGGTGCTGATCGTGGGTGGGGAGGACCACAAGACCGGGCACGCCGACGACGCGCAGGCCCGCTACGCCCGGCTGGAGGCGTGGGCGCGGGAGCGCTTCCCCGTGCAGGAGGTGCGCTGGCGCTGGTCCGGCCAGGTGATGGAGCCCGCCGACTACATGGCTTTCATCGGCCGCGACCCGGGGACCGGAATGGAGAACGTCTACGTCGTCACCGGCGACTCCGGGCACGGGATGACGCACGGCGTGATCGCGGGGATGCTGATCCGCGACCTCGTGCTGGGCCGCGACAACCCGTGGGCGTCGCTGTACGACCCCGCGCGGGTGACGCTCTCGGTGGACTCGGTCCGGGAGTTCCTCAAGGAGAACCTGGACGTGGCGGTGCAGTACACCGACTGGGTGCGCGGGGGCGAGGTGGGCTCCGCGGAGCAGATCGCCCCCGGCACCGGCGCCGTGCTGCAGCGCGGCGGCCAGAAGGTGGCGGCGTACCGGGACGAGGCCGGCACCCTCCACGAGCGCTCGGCCACGTGCACGCACCTGGGCTGCGTGGTGAGCTGGAACACCGAGGAGCGGAGCTGGGACTGCCCGTGCCACGGCTCGCGCTTCGCACCCACGGGCGAGGTGCTGAACGGCCCGGCGCCCACCCCGCTGCGGCACGTGGAAGGAGGGGTGCACTGA
- a CDS encoding HAD family hydrolase codes for MARIRAVILDIDGTLVDSNDAHAQAFLDAAEELGMEVPPFREVWRRIGMGGDKLIPEVWGFEKESEQGAKLDGRKGEIFRERYLPGLQPTRGARALLHRLRDDGVKLVVATSAGKDDVKGLLERAGVRDLIQDATSADEVEESKPDPDIVHAALEDAGFPAEQVVMLGDTPYDVEAATRGGVRIVAVRSGGWGDEELSGAVAIYDDPADLLEHYDESPVGRGEG; via the coding sequence ATGGCGCGGATCCGCGCGGTGATCCTGGACATCGACGGCACCCTCGTCGACAGCAACGACGCCCACGCGCAGGCGTTCCTGGACGCGGCGGAGGAGCTGGGGATGGAGGTGCCGCCCTTCCGCGAGGTGTGGCGGCGGATCGGGATGGGGGGCGACAAGCTGATCCCCGAGGTGTGGGGCTTCGAGAAGGAGAGCGAGCAGGGGGCGAAGCTGGACGGGCGAAAGGGGGAGATCTTCCGCGAGCGCTACCTCCCCGGGCTGCAGCCCACCCGCGGCGCCCGCGCGCTCCTGCACCGCCTGCGCGACGACGGGGTCAAGCTGGTGGTCGCCACCTCCGCCGGGAAGGACGACGTGAAGGGGCTCCTGGAGCGCGCCGGGGTCCGGGACCTGATCCAGGACGCCACCTCCGCGGACGAGGTGGAGGAGTCCAAGCCGGACCCGGACATCGTCCACGCCGCCCTGGAGGACGCGGGCTTCCCGGCGGAGCAGGTAGTGATGCTGGGTGACACGCCGTACGACGTGGAGGCCGCCACCCGGGGGGGCGTCCGCATCGTGGCGGTGCGCTCCGGCGGCTGGGGCGACGAGGAACTGAGCGGCGCCGTTGCCATCTACGACGATCCCGCCGATCTTCTGGAGCACTACGACGAGTCGCCGGTCGGGCGGGGCGAGGGGTAG
- the arfB gene encoding alternative ribosome rescue aminoacyl-tRNA hydrolase ArfB has protein sequence MSDDGLLSVTDDLWVPRAELDFRASRSGGPGGQHVNTSSTRVELAWDVAGSPSLTEAQRARILDKLANRISGEGVLQLAASEHRSQHQNREAAVERFVELLRGALHVPKPRKKTRPTRASRERRLQAKKQRSETKRMRGPVRRDE, from the coding sequence ATGAGCGACGACGGGCTCCTCTCCGTCACGGACGACCTGTGGGTGCCTCGCGCGGAGCTGGACTTCCGCGCGTCGCGCTCCGGGGGACCGGGCGGGCAGCACGTGAACACCTCGTCCACGCGGGTGGAGCTCGCGTGGGACGTGGCGGGCTCGCCCTCGCTCACGGAGGCGCAGAGGGCGCGGATCCTGGACAAGCTGGCGAACCGCATCAGCGGCGAGGGGGTGCTGCAGCTGGCCGCCAGCGAGCACCGCAGCCAGCACCAGAACCGCGAGGCGGCGGTGGAGCGATTCGTGGAGCTGCTGCGCGGGGCGCTCCACGTCCCCAAGCCCCGGAAGAAGACGCGCCCCACCCGCGCCTCGCGCGAGCGGCGGCTCCAGGCCAAGAAGCAGCGCTCGGAGACCAAGCGCATGCGCGGCCCGGTGCGCCGCGACGAGTGA
- a CDS encoding GlsB/YeaQ/YmgE family stress response membrane protein, translating to MGIIWMIIIGLIAGAIAKLIMPGRDPGGIIVTILLGIAGSFVGGFLANMLGMGDGDGTAGLIGSIIGAIILLALYRMIASRRRTL from the coding sequence ATGGGAATCATCTGGATGATCATCATCGGCCTGATCGCCGGCGCGATCGCCAAGCTCATCATGCCGGGGCGGGATCCGGGTGGCATCATCGTGACGATCCTGCTGGGTATCGCCGGCTCGTTCGTGGGCGGGTTCCTGGCGAACATGCTGGGGATGGGCGATGGGGACGGCACGGCGGGTCTGATCGGCTCGATCATCGGCGCGATCATCCTGCTGGCCCTGTACCGGATGATCGCCAGCCGGCGCCGCACGCTCTGA
- a CDS encoding EamA family transporter, with the protein MARMAVEGAADGEGVDGTLGAEATGPVPPWGWTETALALMVFVWGVNFAVVKRALEAFDPLAFNALRYPIASAFVFVVLRAQGPLAGPERKDVPRIVALGLLGNVVYQMAFILGLDRTLAGHASLMLALTPVFTAFLSSVTGHETPGRRTWGGALLAVVGVGLVTGSAITFHADTRVLTGDLILLGASAAWALYTVGARPVVQKYGSVRTTAWTLWVGTIGLVAFGVPGLAGQDWDVVGAEAWGGLLFSALLSIGLAYLIWYRGVEKIGNTRTSIFSNLTPLVALATGALWLGERPGPLALLGVVVTLSGVLLVRADPRR; encoded by the coding sequence ATGGCACGCATGGCAGTGGAGGGAGCCGCGGACGGCGAGGGGGTGGACGGCACGCTGGGAGCCGAGGCCACGGGCCCCGTTCCGCCCTGGGGGTGGACGGAGACGGCGCTGGCGCTGATGGTGTTCGTGTGGGGGGTGAACTTCGCGGTGGTGAAGCGCGCGCTGGAGGCCTTCGATCCGCTGGCCTTCAACGCGCTGCGCTACCCCATCGCCTCGGCGTTCGTGTTCGTGGTGCTGCGGGCGCAGGGGCCGCTCGCGGGCCCGGAACGGAAGGACGTCCCCCGCATCGTGGCGCTGGGGCTGCTGGGGAACGTGGTCTACCAGATGGCGTTCATCCTGGGTCTGGACCGCACGCTCGCCGGCCACGCCAGCCTGATGCTGGCGCTCACCCCGGTGTTCACCGCCTTCCTCTCGTCGGTGACGGGGCACGAGACGCCGGGGCGGCGCACCTGGGGCGGCGCGCTCCTCGCGGTAGTGGGAGTGGGGCTGGTGACGGGGAGCGCCATCACCTTCCACGCCGACACGCGCGTCCTCACCGGAGACCTGATCCTGCTCGGCGCCTCGGCCGCCTGGGCGCTCTACACCGTGGGCGCCCGCCCCGTCGTGCAGAAGTACGGCTCGGTGCGGACCACGGCCTGGACGCTCTGGGTGGGAACGATCGGGCTGGTGGCCTTCGGCGTGCCCGGGCTCGCGGGGCAGGACTGGGACGTCGTGGGGGCGGAGGCGTGGGGCGGGCTCCTCTTCTCCGCGCTCCTCTCCATCGGCCTGGCGTACCTGATCTGGTACCGGGGGGTGGAGAAGATCGGCAACACCCGCACCTCCATCTTCTCCAACCTCACCCCGCTGGTGGCGCTCGCCACCGGCGCGCTCTGGCTGGGAGAGCGCCCCGGTCCGCTGGCGCTTCTGGGAGTGGTGGTGACCCTTTCCGGGGTGCTGCTCGTACGCGCCGACCCCCGCCGCTGA